DNA sequence from the Bacillus sp. SM2101 genome:
ATTGTTGGGCTTTATATTAGCAATCGACCTTAGACAAATTTTTCATGATTATTGCAATATATGTATAAATTTCAATCTACAGTGATTTAAGAAGGTTCTTGCTTTTAATTATATCATGGAGCAAACAAGTATATTTTCCCATTTAAGCGTCGACAAAATTCGCTATTTTTGTCGATATTTTTTAAAAAATTCATACAAATTGGAAGCGATATAGTTAATAGTACCTATTTCATATCGACAACCTAAAAAGCGAAATGAATTTACAAAAATAAAGAATATGTACAGTATTTATTTGCAAAACAGACTTTGCTCCATTAATGTAAATATTGCGGAAAACTATTTGCTGTAAAATTTTTGTCGTTTTATAATATATATGGAGAATTATAACGAAAAAGAACGACATTTAAAAGAATGGCGAAAGTTTGATCGAGAAGTATAATCAGGAGGGTTATCAGTTTGTTACAAAAGTATTATACCGTAAAGGGAAATGGAGAACATGAAATTACGATTCAAAAATCCCGCTTCATCTGTCACGTAAAGCGAGTAACGACTGATGCAGAAGCACAACAATATATACTTGATATTAAGAAGCAATATTGGAATGCTTCTCATAATTGTTCTGCATACTTAATTGGTGAAAGAGACCAAATTCAAAAAGCAAATGATGACGGCGAGCCTAGTGGCACGGCAGGTGTACCGATGCTAGAAGTGCTAAAGAAGAAAGGCCTAAAAGATACCGTCGTCGTTGTCACTCGTTATTTTGGTGGAATTAAGCTAGGTGCAGGGGGGCTTGTTAGAGCTTATGGGAAGGCTGTATCTGAGGGGCTTCAAGCGACGGGTATTGTCGAAAGAACGCTGATGCGTGTGATGCACACCAAAATTGATTATAATTGGCTCGGGAAGCTCGAAAATGAGCTGCGTTCTTCAATATACAAACTAAAAGAAATTCACTATTTAGAAGATGTCGATATTGAGGTATATGTAGAAGAAGAGCATAAACAACAATTTATTGAATGGATGACAGATTTAACGAACGGTAAAGCCGTCATCTCTGAAGGCATAAGCACATATTTAGAGGAGACCGTTACAATATAAGGAATTACACGAAACGAAGAAGGGTGAGGGAATGAAAGACAATCAGGACAATAAATCAGGAAAGGTTATATCAAAACGACGCAAGAGGCTTATTATCTTCATCATTCCAGTGCTCATTATCATCATAGCTGCCACTGCATATGGTGCAAATTTATATATAAAAGCTCAAAATGCATTTGAAAATTCACGAGAGGTTCCGACTAATGAGGATACATCTAGTCCACCAGTACAAGAAGCGATTATAAAGAAAAAAGATAACTTTTCGTTGTTAATTATGGGCATAGAAAATAGTGAAACGAGGGTTGATGCAAATAATGTAGATGCATTACTTCTTGCTACATTTAATGAAGAAAAAAAATCTGTGAAGCTTTTACATATCCCACGTGATTCCTATGTATATATTCCTTATAAGGATAGTAAAGACAAAATCACACATTCCAATAATGGCGGAACTCAAGCAACCATTGAAACTGTTTCACAGCTTCTTGATCTACCGATTGACCGCTATATTAAATTGGATTTTAATGCATTTGTTGCCATTGTTGATGCACTTGGTGGTATTGAAGTTGATGTACCAATTACATTTTCTGAACAAGATAGTCAGGATCGACTTAATAGCATTTATATAGAAAAAGGCCTGCAAACATTAACTGGTGAGGAAGCACTTGCGTTAGCACGAGTAAGGAAGCTTGATAATGATTTTGAACGTGGTAAACGTCAACAGCTTATTATTGAGGCGATTATTGATAAAGCCGCTTCACTCGGTTCGATTACGAAGTATGGCACGATGATTGAAGCACTTGGAGACAACTTAAAACATAATTTTGCTACTTTCTCTGAAATCACTTCATTATACAAATATGCCACGCCTGATCTCACAATTGAGACGCTACAGCTACAAGGGTATGATTCAACAGCTGGAGCAGCATATATTTTCGAATTAGATGAAGCTTATTTAGAAGAAGTTAAAAAAGAACTGCAAGATCACCTAGAAGACGTTGAGCCTCCTAACAATGAAAGCTCTAATAACGAACAATAAAGCATTTATTTCTACAGTTCAACAACATCCTAATTATTGGATATTAGCACCAGCCACTAACATGTTATACTAGATATAGTGGCTTATGTTTTGTTCAACCAGATGGAAACACATTAAGCCACTAACAGCACCTAGAAGTAAGGCATTTTAGTTCGTTATGAATAATATTAGCTTTCATTTTACTAAATTTCCCCATTTACGAGACTTATAAAAAAAGGTACAATGGAAGCTGTTATACTTTTTTTGAGTTCAACAGTAGCCACCATCATTTTAAATAGTGGCTCTTTTACTAAACTTTGTTTGTGCCTATTCGAACAATCTTTAAAACTTAAAGGAGTAGAATGCTATGAATAATGATAGACGCTATCTTAAGTTAAAGCATCGTAAAAAGAAGCGAAGAAGAATAATTTATTTATTTACGATCCCATTATTAGCCATTATATTAGGCGTGACAACATACGGTTCCATTTTATTAAACCAGGCACAATCAGCTGCCAATGAGGCAAATGAGGAATTAGTCAGAGGCGAAAAATCAGAAAAACGCGAAGAAGTCGTACACCCAAAAGCAGATAATATTTCAATTCTATTTATGGGTGTAGATGATAGTGAAGCAAGAGGTAGTGGTAATAGTAGAACAGATGCTTTATTACTAGCTACATTTAATGAGGAAGAAAAGTCTGTAAAACTATTAAGTATGCCGAGAGATTCATATGTTTATATCCCTTCAGTAGGGTATAATGACAAAATAAATCACGCCCATGCTTTCGGTGGAACTGACGGTGCAGTTGAGACAGTTGAAAACTTACTTGATATTCCAGTTGATTACTTTGTTAAATTGAATTTCAACGCATTCGTTGATTTAGTCGACGCACTTGATGGAATTGAAGTCGATGTTCCAATTACGTTTTCTGAGCAGGACAGTCAAGATCGTAAAGGAGCCATTTATCTTGAACAAGGGCTACAAACACTTGACGGTGAAGAAGCACTTGCTTTAGCCAGAACGAGAAAAATAGATTCTGACTTAATGCGTGGTGAACGCCAGCAGCTCGTGATGAAAGCAATTGCTGAAAAAGCAGCTTCATTAGGTTCTGTTACTAAATATAGTGCAATCATCGAAGCACTTGGTAACAACATTAAAACAAACCTTACCTTTGACGAGATGATTTCTTTCTATGATTATGCGACATCAAGCTTTACAATTGATAATCTCCAATTGCAAGGTAGTAATGCAATGATTGACGGCATTTATTATTACGATCTAGATGAACAACAATTAGAAAATATTAAGCAAGAATTAAAAACACATTTAAATGTGAATGCAGATCATACGGCAAATGATTCGGTTGTAAACAACGAGCAACAAACATCCGAGCATAATTAAGAAACACAGCTCTATTCGTCTATATTTGACGAGTAGAGCTGTTTTATTTTTGAGCTAGAGTCTCTTGGTTTAAAACTCTCCTTTAGTTCAAAATATATGCTTTGCTGCATTAAAAGTGTTGGGAAAGATACAGGAGTTGATGAGACCGTTTGTCATTCGTCCACTTCACTCCCATTTCAATGCTATAGTAGCACATATTCATTCATGTTAAGAGAAGTGGGATGTACAAACATCTCACATCTATCACAAACTGAAGGTCAGTCCTTGAAGTCTTGCTCACCCTTAAAATAAAGTTAATCATTGTCCATAGTGCTAAAAAAGGAGGATGACTATGATCCTGCCCAACAAATTCATTGGGTTAGATCATTTGTCATCCTCCATTAATTATTTTTTTACATTTGGTGCATATAAAATGCCGCGTATGAAATTAATTAGTGGACGATAATTTTCACCAATTAAGCCGATCTTTTCAACAAATAGCTCAACGACAAGTAATAACACTGAAATAATGACGAGTGCATACCATATCGTTACTTGTGAGAAAATAACAGCAGCAACTCCAAACATGGCACTTATACCGTAAATAACAAGAACGGTTTGTCGGTGACTATACCCTAGTCGTAACAAGCAGTGATGCAAATGTGATTTATCAGGTGCAGATAACGGCTTTTTATTTACAATTCGACGAATGATCGCAAAGAACGTATCTGAAATCGGTACACCTAACACAATGATTGGCACAATCAAGGAGATAAATGTAACGTTTTTAAATCCTAGTAGTGATAGAACAGCTATCATGTAACCAAGGAATAACGCTCCTGTATCACCCATAAATATTTTAGCCGGATGGAAATTATAGAATAGAAAGCCAATAATGCTTCCAAGCATAATTAACCCAATACTGACAACAAATATATCACCTTTAATCATCGCCATTCCAGTAATTGTAATCAATGCGATAGCAGATACTCCTGCTGCTAGGCCATCAAGGCCATCGATTAAATTAATGGCATTAGTGATGCCGACTATCCATAGTATTGTTAACGGTATACTGAACCAGCCAAATTGCAATTCACCACCGAATGGCAAGTTGATAAATTCAACTTGTACACCACCTAATACAACCACACCGGCAGCTAATAACTGTCCACCTAATTTTATCTTCGCAGATAATTCAAATACATCATCTAATACACCTGTGAGGATAATAATGGCACTACCGATAAGTATAGCTAATTGAAATTCATCTTGAGGTCGTAAAATCAACACACCGATTAGAAAACTTATATATATCGCTAAGCCACCTAAACGCGGCATGATTTTTTGATGTACTTTGCGCTGATTCGGACGATCTGTTGCTCCAATTTTATACGCAAATTTCTTTACAAGCGGCGTAATCAATATGGAGATTATTAAACAAATCAATGAGGTCAAATAAATCATGTAGACCCTCCTTAGTAATATATGTTGCCCAATTTCATTCAAAACTATCTTCTTTTTTACATAAAAATTTACAATTAATTCTAAATTTAAGTATATTTGCTATCTTGTTTTCTAGTTATACAAATTGCATTATATCATAACTATTTTATAAGATAAATAGAATACTAGGCAACTATTTTTAACAGTTTCCTGCTACTTCTATCGCATTCTCTAAAATAGCGAAACGCAGGCCACCATTTCTTTGTTATAATAATATTCGTGCAAATCTTTCATTTTTTGACCATTATCTACAAGGAGGAAACAAAAAAATGAAATTCTCTAAGAAATCGATTCTAGCAATTTGTGTAACTAGTATGCTTGCACTATCAATATTTACAGTTAAAACTGCCGCCAATACAGAGCCTGTCATTGCAAGTGTAGAATGGGTTTTGTCAAAAATTAATCCACTGAGTGATAAGGTAGAGAATTTAGAACAAAGAGTGACAGAGCTTGAAGATCAAGTAGATCAATTAAAAAACAAGCTTGAAAATAACTCATAACGATAGGGTGGTGTACATACGATGAAAAAATTAGCCATCGCTATCATGTCAATCATTTTTATAGCTCTACTCCCAACAATCTCTGCCGGATCTGGGACAGCAGGTATATCACCTCCACTCTATGAGACGAGTATTAAGGTGAAATTGTTACCAGAAAAAACATTTTCAGCAAAAATATTTGGGTCATATCATTTTGTGAACCTAGATGATCAATCGGCAATTCCTTATACTACAGACATTATATTTGAGCAACAGAATGGTATAGTCATTGCTACAACCAATGGTGACTCCTACGAATCGAGTTCTGGATACGGACTTTATGAAGTAGAGCAAAATGACCAAAATGCTGTAGAAATATCTAACATCCAGACGAGCTCTGGACCTATGCCTATTCAGTATCGTGGTTCGTTTTCAATTACACCTCTACTAACAGAAGAAGCACCTAACTTAGTTAACACGTTACATATTGAAGATTATATCAAAGGTGTTGTACCTAGTGAGATGCCATCTTATTGGCCATATGAAGCACTAAAAGCACAAGCTGTAGCAGCACGGAGTTATGCGTTCTCTCAAATGCAAACATCACAATATTTAAACATGACTGTTGCAAGTCAGGTTTATCGTGGTAAAACGAACGAAGCAGCAACGACTAATCAAGCAATCGCTGAAACAAATGGCATATTTGCAACATATAACAACGAACCTATTCAGGCATTTTTCCATGCTAGTAGTGGTGGTTATACTGAAAATAGTGAAGATATATGGTCAAATCCTATTCCTTATATTCGAGCTGTAGAGGATTCATTTGATCAACATCCAGATAACACTCATTATGGTTGGAGCATGAGCATCCCTGCTACAACGATAACTAACAGCCTATTTGGTAATGCACAAAACACCTTACTCTCTTTAAAAGTAACTGAAAGAAGTATAGCTGGTGCAGTACAACAAATGGAAGCCATTGTATATGACAATGAAACGAATACTAGACCTTCCATTTCATTAAAGCCTACATTTACAAGCTCTTCTGATGGATTTCGCACCATCTTCGGAGAGTACTTAAAGAGCTCCAAATTTACCGTTACTGGTGATGCAGCTGCAAAAATCATCGTTGCAGACGGCTCAACAACTCATGTAGATAACCTTTACGGCTATGAGCTACAAACAGCAGACAATGCGACAGAGACAATCGTTGACGACAACATTACATTAAAAACTAAAACGTCAACAGCTCTTTATCCAACATTTACTCAAGCGTATCAATTTTCAGGCGACGGTTGGGGCCACGGTCTAGGCATGAGTCAGTGGGGTGCACGAAGCATGGCATCAGCAGGCTATACATACGACCAAATATTAAAGCATTATTACATTGGTATCGAAGTCAGATGATCACCAAAAAAGCTTAATATCCATCTATAGTCACAAACAAGGAGACTTACGATAATAAGTCTCCTTTATGTTGCCCTATTTTTTTAGATGTTTTCACCTTTTGTGTATTTACTACTTAATCTCTTTCCAATGCTCGTACAAGAAATGCAGAAAACTGAGAGCGTTTCGTTGGCTCACTTGGGTTAAAATAACCATTGCTTCCTGTCGCAATGCCGTGCTGGGTAACAATCTTTATAGCGTCATATATGTCACCATCACTGTTATCATTTGTTACATCCACATACTCTGTAAAAGCAACGTCTAGTGGCTGTAATTGAAAGCCTTTTTGTAATGCAACAGCCATATGTTTTCTTTGCATTGGTTCATTTGGCATAAACGAACCGTTGTTACCGTCAATCAACCCATGTTCAAAAGCAGTCATAATCAACTGTTCGGCCCAATTACCTGGCTCTACATCATTGAATACGGACGGTGTTTTAGATAGTGGGAGGTCAAGTGCTATGACAATCATCTTTGCTGCCTGTGCCCTTGTAATTGTATTTTCAGGTTTGAAGAGCTGTTCAGCTGGGTAGCCTGAAATAATTCCTTGCTTGTACAATTTCATAACTTCCCCAAAAGCCCAATAATCAGCTTGCACATCATTAAAGACCGGCTGTTCAGTTGACTGTTCTGAACTCATTAAAAGTTCTTCTACTTCTTTCTCAAGTAAAGCAACTTTATCTTCTACGCTTTGTGTAATTGCAGCTACTTCACCTAGCTCTTGCTCCGTCCACTCTGCTGTTGCTACCTCGTTATTTTTACCTGCATATGTTTTTTGCTCCTGTGAACAAGCAGACGTGATTAATAAGCCGGTAATAGTACATAATAAAAACCCTTTTTTATTAAGCATCCTTTAACCCTCCCCCGTCACAATTATTCAACAACTTGCTTATTTCTCTTACTTCTTAAGTAACGCGTAAATATTTCAAGCTCAGGAAATTTCAATAATTTCATAAGGAGCGCACCTACGATTACAAATATCACTAACCCGATTGCTACGTTGATGAAGGAAGAAGCAAATGAGAGCCAAATGGAAGAGACGTATGTAATGGTACCTAAGATCAAAATAAAGATCCACGTTTTCCAAATTTGCATTATCTCTTTCCCATACACTTTTAAGCGTAGGATGAAGCGTCCAAACATCACGAGTAAAATGTAATTCGAAATAGCACTTATTGTCGTTCCCCAAGCAATGGCATTAGTGCCTTCATAGTCGATAAGAATATTTGTTGCGAGAACTGTTACACCAAATACGGAAATAACGTTAATCAAAACAGGTAAAAATGTATTTTCCATCGCATAGAAAAATCTCGTTACGTATGCGCTTGATGCGAGAGCATACATAGAAATGGCTAATATTTGCACGAGTGGAGTGGTCAATATTGTGTCGTCTGCTGTTAATTTTCCATATTCAAAAACGATCGTGACAATATCTTGTGCGTAAAAATAGACAAACACCGTGATCGGTAATAGCATCAGCCTAAGTACTCGTAAACCCCTTTGATATAAGCTTTCAATTTGACCCATCTCATTCGCTGCTACCTTTTTAGACAGCAACGGATAAATAACAGTCGTAACAGCTGTCATTAATACTGCTTGAGGGAACTGTGTAAGCTTGGAAGCATTATTTAACAGTGTCGTTAACCCATCAAATTCAGGGAACCGTGCAGCATAAATACGTTGAATAAAAATGTAAAATTGTAACGCTGCCCCTCCTAAAATAAGTGGAACTGTCATATTGACTAAGCGCTTCATTTCATTTGTATATGCAAACTGAAAACGAAATTGGATCTTTTCTTTTTTGATTCCGTATATGAGCACAACAAGCATAAAGACTGCACCGAGTAACGCACCAAACCCGTATGAATAAAAGCTGAGTATCGGCATAAGGGCGACTCCAAATATTAAAAACACTAAATTATATAGTAACGTTGAAAATGTCGATAAACTAAATCGATTATGAACATTTAATACTCCACTTAACCATATTGATAGTACTAATAAAACGGTAGATGGAGTCATCCATAAGTAAAGATTTTTTGTAATTTCAAAGCTTTCACTAGAAAGCTGCCTAAAGGATAATTTAAGGATTGGATCGACAAATATCATTAACAATATGGTTAAAGCAATAAAAATAACCGTCATATAAGAAAATACGATATTTAGAAATTTTGTTTTTTCTTCTTTCGTCGGTAATTTGCTATAAATTGAAATAAATGCTGTGGTTATTGCACCACCAACAACTAGGTAAATGAGGTTTGGAATCGTATAGGCAAAAAATATAGCATCTGCTTCTGTTTTACTAAATAACATACCTACTACTGCATCTTTAGCAAAACCAATAAGCCTAGCAACTATATTAATAATCGTAACGATCCCAATCGCTTTAAAAAGTTGATTCTTCATGTCTTTCATCCTTTATGATAAATGCTTATTAGCTTATCGATAAGAGTATCTTCGTCATTTTCTTCTGCGCGTTTCTCGCCATTGTTAATTAATTGCTGTTTAAGTTGGTCATCACTCATAACTGCATTAATTCCTTCATAAAGCGCATCTGCATTTTGTGGCTGCACTAAAATCCCATGTTGATTTGCTAGCAAATACGATAAACCACCAACATCACTACCTACTACAGGCGTGTGACAAGACATCGCTTCAACTGCTACAAGACCGAACCCTTCCATATGAGATGGTAAGACAAAAACCTCTCCAGCTGACATCCACTTAGCAAGTTCCTGCTGTGTTAATGCACCAAGAAATTTTATATCAGCTGTCTGTAGTTCACTAGCCTTCTGTTGTAACTCATTCATAAAGTTTTCGTTACGACTTGGACCGATTACATACAAGACTGCATCCTTATGTTCTTTTTTCAATAAAGTAAATGCTTCAATCAGTTCGATAAGTCCTTTTTCACGAATGATATTACCGACAAAAATAAGTGGACGTTCATGCTCTTTCAAACCAAGTTGTTGACGGACAGCTCGTTTCTCGTATGGGACAAAGACTTTTCTGTTGACACCCATGTTAACGATCGACAGTTTGTCCTTCTCAACGCCATATTGCTCGTGTATCTCATCATACAGTCCTTGTCCAACCGCAATGACATGATTAGCACGTTGTAATATTTTTTGTGTCCACCTTCGAATCCGTGGATTCTTCTTAGCCATGCGATCTATATCACCGCCATGTGCAGTAACAATTAATGGCGTACGGTGAATCTTTTGAAATAGCAAGCCAATAATCCCTGTTGGAAAAACATAATGTGCATGAACCACATCATATGATCTTCCTTTTATTAGTAAAGTCCACAATGCTTGCAGCAACCACTTACAATATTTTATTATTACGTTCACTTTGCGATTACTTGGGTCATCAATTGCAATGACATCTACATTTAATCCTTGCTTCCTCAGAGCTTCCACCTGATTCTTCACAAAGATACCGAAAGTTATGCCGTCATCATTAGGGTACATATTACTTAGTACAAGTACTTTTTTCTTCATTTACTTACCCTCTTTTCTCGGCAACATATGAAATTGCTTTAACCCTTGTGCTGCTTTCTCCTTTAATTGAACGGATATTTTCTTAACAAGTGTTTCTGTGTGTTTCCAATTCTGTTCCATTTCATTTACCGATGACAAAAATATCGTATCGTTCGATGATAAGTTATCTATTGGAATACAAGCCTTTTCTTGATCAATCATCTTCATAAAATGCTCAACCTTATGATGGTACGCTACACCAATGGACGGTGTTTCTACCAGATATGAGAAGATGATAGAATGAAGTCTCGTTCCGATGACAACATCCTGTTCTGCACATACATTAATCAGTTGATGCGGTTGCAAATGATCATCAATGACAGTAGCATGATCTTTATATTTCATCCGGTCATAAATTTCCTGTGTCATCCATACATCCTGTGGATATTTTGTTGAAAAGAACGTAATATCTACACCTTTTTCTTCAATAAGCGCATCTAAATTTTGAGCCATTCCATTTACATACATTTCATATTTTTCATCATTAGCTTCAGGCCAATATTTTAAGTTATAATACGGTAGGCTTGTTACACCAATTTTTTTTATCTTCTCGCTGCTTTTGTGTGTTTTTTCGGGAGTGATGGAAAAAGCAGGGTCACCAATCACATCGATGTCCTTTTTAACACCAATTTTCCTAAGTAGCTCCTTCGACTGAGGATCACGCACCGATACACTATCAGCAACTCTCGTCAGAAGTCTAATAAATAATCTACCAATGGACGTATTCAATGGGCCTACTCCACATCCGTAAACAATCACTTTAGCTCCATAAAAGCGTCCTAATAAGCCGTACGTTCCAAACAAAGGTGCCTCACGCTTGTATAAGTCCATCAAAATGCCACCACCACCAATGATGACAACATCTAACCCTTTCATTACTTTCCGATTATGTTTCACGGTATGTAATAATGTTTTAACAGCCGACCCTTTTTTATAATAAAGCGAGGCTGCTTCCGTTCCATATTTTTGCTTCGTAAAATCTGGGTTATCACTAAAGACCGTAATATCTTTTCTATTTACATCAAAATGTGTCGTTAATTGTTGAATAATACCTAACAGGATCGCTTCATCCCCGTTATTGTTATTCCCATAATTACCCACAATCCCAATTTTCATGTCTATTCGTCCTTTTCTTATTAAAAATACCACGAATATTATACCATACATATGTCATAATAAAACTGTTGCTCTCTTGAATTAAGGTGATATCAACTAGTAATTCTTACAAGAGTAGCTATATCAAATCCTATGTGCATGGGGATTTCTCTTCGTTAAAATGAACGCGTCATTGTTGTCTATTAAATGCACTAATTGTTATTTTTCATCCTTTCAACACGTATAGCGATGTTCGTGGCACCCCTTCACATTTTGGCTGTTCTCGTATGGATTGTTGTTTTTTGCACTAAAAAACTTACTTATACATAGTCATTTATTCTTCTAAAAACGATGACTATAG
Encoded proteins:
- a CDS encoding YigZ family protein, giving the protein MLQKYYTVKGNGEHEITIQKSRFICHVKRVTTDAEAQQYILDIKKQYWNASHNCSAYLIGERDQIQKANDDGEPSGTAGVPMLEVLKKKGLKDTVVVVTRYFGGIKLGAGGLVRAYGKAVSEGLQATGIVERTLMRVMHTKIDYNWLGKLENELRSSIYKLKEIHYLEDVDIEVYVEEEHKQQFIEWMTDLTNGKAVISEGISTYLEETVTI
- a CDS encoding LCP family protein, whose product is MKDNQDNKSGKVISKRRKRLIIFIIPVLIIIIAATAYGANLYIKAQNAFENSREVPTNEDTSSPPVQEAIIKKKDNFSLLIMGIENSETRVDANNVDALLLATFNEEKKSVKLLHIPRDSYVYIPYKDSKDKITHSNNGGTQATIETVSQLLDLPIDRYIKLDFNAFVAIVDALGGIEVDVPITFSEQDSQDRLNSIYIEKGLQTLTGEEALALARVRKLDNDFERGKRQQLIIEAIIDKAASLGSITKYGTMIEALGDNLKHNFATFSEITSLYKYATPDLTIETLQLQGYDSTAGAAYIFELDEAYLEEVKKELQDHLEDVEPPNNESSNNEQ
- a CDS encoding LCP family protein, producing MNNDRRYLKLKHRKKKRRRIIYLFTIPLLAIILGVTTYGSILLNQAQSAANEANEELVRGEKSEKREEVVHPKADNISILFMGVDDSEARGSGNSRTDALLLATFNEEEKSVKLLSMPRDSYVYIPSVGYNDKINHAHAFGGTDGAVETVENLLDIPVDYFVKLNFNAFVDLVDALDGIEVDVPITFSEQDSQDRKGAIYLEQGLQTLDGEEALALARTRKIDSDLMRGERQQLVMKAIAEKAASLGSVTKYSAIIEALGNNIKTNLTFDEMISFYDYATSSFTIDNLQLQGSNAMIDGIYYYDLDEQQLENIKQELKTHLNVNADHTANDSVVNNEQQTSEHN
- a CDS encoding MraY family glycosyltransferase produces the protein MIYLTSLICLIISILITPLVKKFAYKIGATDRPNQRKVHQKIMPRLGGLAIYISFLIGVLILRPQDEFQLAILIGSAIIILTGVLDDVFELSAKIKLGGQLLAAGVVVLGGVQVEFINLPFGGELQFGWFSIPLTILWIVGITNAINLIDGLDGLAAGVSAIALITITGMAMIKGDIFVVSIGLIMLGSIIGFLFYNFHPAKIFMGDTGALFLGYMIAVLSLLGFKNVTFISLIVPIIVLGVPISDTFFAIIRRIVNKKPLSAPDKSHLHHCLLRLGYSHRQTVLVIYGISAMFGVAAVIFSQVTIWYALVIISVLLLVVELFVEKIGLIGENYRPLINFIRGILYAPNVKK
- a CDS encoding SpoIID/LytB domain-containing protein, encoding MKKLAIAIMSIIFIALLPTISAGSGTAGISPPLYETSIKVKLLPEKTFSAKIFGSYHFVNLDDQSAIPYTTDIIFEQQNGIVIATTNGDSYESSSGYGLYEVEQNDQNAVEISNIQTSSGPMPIQYRGSFSITPLLTEEAPNLVNTLHIEDYIKGVVPSEMPSYWPYEALKAQAVAARSYAFSQMQTSQYLNMTVASQVYRGKTNEAATTNQAIAETNGIFATYNNEPIQAFFHASSGGYTENSEDIWSNPIPYIRAVEDSFDQHPDNTHYGWSMSIPATTITNSLFGNAQNTLLSLKVTERSIAGAVQQMEAIVYDNETNTRPSISLKPTFTSSSDGFRTIFGEYLKSSKFTVTGDAAAKIIVADGSTTHVDNLYGYELQTADNATETIVDDNITLKTKTSTALYPTFTQAYQFSGDGWGHGLGMSQWGARSMASAGYTYDQILKHYYIGIEVR
- a CDS encoding S-layer homology domain-containing protein, with product MLNKKGFLLCTITGLLITSACSQEQKTYAGKNNEVATAEWTEQELGEVAAITQSVEDKVALLEKEVEELLMSSEQSTEQPVFNDVQADYWAFGEVMKLYKQGIISGYPAEQLFKPENTITRAQAAKMIVIALDLPLSKTPSVFNDVEPGNWAEQLIMTAFEHGLIDGNNGSFMPNEPMQRKHMAVALQKGFQLQPLDVAFTEYVDVTNDNSDGDIYDAIKIVTQHGIATGSNGYFNPSEPTKRSQFSAFLVRALERD
- a CDS encoding lipid II flippase MurJ, translating into MKNQLFKAIGIVTIINIVARLIGFAKDAVVGMLFSKTEADAIFFAYTIPNLIYLVVGGAITTAFISIYSKLPTKEEKTKFLNIVFSYMTVIFIALTILLMIFVDPILKLSFRQLSSESFEITKNLYLWMTPSTVLLVLSIWLSGVLNVHNRFSLSTFSTLLYNLVFLIFGVALMPILSFYSYGFGALLGAVFMLVVLIYGIKKEKIQFRFQFAYTNEMKRLVNMTVPLILGGAALQFYIFIQRIYAARFPEFDGLTTLLNNASKLTQFPQAVLMTAVTTVIYPLLSKKVAANEMGQIESLYQRGLRVLRLMLLPITVFVYFYAQDIVTIVFEYGKLTADDTILTTPLVQILAISMYALASSAYVTRFFYAMENTFLPVLINVISVFGVTVLATNILIDYEGTNAIAWGTTISAISNYILLVMFGRFILRLKVYGKEIMQIWKTWIFILILGTITYVSSIWLSFASSFINVAIGLVIFVIVGALLMKLLKFPELEIFTRYLRSKRNKQVVE
- a CDS encoding glycosyltransferase family 4 protein; amino-acid sequence: MKKKVLVLSNMYPNDDGITFGIFVKNQVEALRKQGLNVDVIAIDDPSNRKVNVIIKYCKWLLQALWTLLIKGRSYDVVHAHYVFPTGIIGLLFQKIHRTPLIVTAHGGDIDRMAKKNPRIRRWTQKILQRANHVIAVGQGLYDEIHEQYGVEKDKLSIVNMGVNRKVFVPYEKRAVRQQLGLKEHERPLIFVGNIIREKGLIELIEAFTLLKKEHKDAVLYVIGPSRNENFMNELQQKASELQTADIKFLGALTQQELAKWMSAGEVFVLPSHMEGFGLVAVEAMSCHTPVVGSDVGGLSYLLANQHGILVQPQNADALYEGINAVMSDDQLKQQLINNGEKRAEENDEDTLIDKLISIYHKG
- a CDS encoding polysaccharide pyruvyl transferase family protein yields the protein MKIGIVGNYGNNNNGDEAILLGIIQQLTTHFDVNRKDITVFSDNPDFTKQKYGTEAASLYYKKGSAVKTLLHTVKHNRKVMKGLDVVIIGGGGILMDLYKREAPLFGTYGLLGRFYGAKVIVYGCGVGPLNTSIGRLFIRLLTRVADSVSVRDPQSKELLRKIGVKKDIDVIGDPAFSITPEKTHKSSEKIKKIGVTSLPYYNLKYWPEANDEKYEMYVNGMAQNLDALIEEKGVDITFFSTKYPQDVWMTQEIYDRMKYKDHATVIDDHLQPHQLINVCAEQDVVIGTRLHSIIFSYLVETPSIGVAYHHKVEHFMKMIDQEKACIPIDNLSSNDTIFLSSVNEMEQNWKHTETLVKKISVQLKEKAAQGLKQFHMLPRKEGK